One window from the genome of Deinococcota bacterium encodes:
- the hisS gene encoding histidine--tRNA ligase — translation MKLQAVTGTKDILPERQAQWREVTRVAERVLGRAGAQLLCPPIFEYTDVFTKSVGETSDLVVQHEMYTFSDQGGRSLTLRPEFTAGVVRAFIEHGMHLKPAPVKLWSYGPAFRAERPQRGRFRQLHQVNYEALGLESALVDAEAIGLLYRIFGELGLRTLVVKLGSVGDPEDRLAYNRYLRERLSARRGELSEASRARLALNPMRILDSKDGGDQAVLAGLERPLAFLNPEARAHFEDVQRYLRAWEIPFEIDDAIVRGLDYYRRTAFEVHHGSIGAQSALCGGGRYDGLVEAMGGPATPGIGWAFGVERLLDALAQDGVTAPEASPPLLYLVPMDRLAVDEVAGLAQRLRRDFTVLHGYSARKPGKGLADADRAGAVFAGLRGERERDKAVYSLKQLASGQQHEVAEAELATFLASALQEEPVLT, via the coding sequence ATGAAGCTCCAAGCCGTCACCGGCACCAAAGACATCCTGCCCGAGAGGCAAGCGCAGTGGCGCGAGGTCACCCGCGTGGCCGAGCGCGTTTTGGGGCGCGCCGGGGCCCAGCTCCTCTGCCCTCCCATCTTCGAGTACACCGACGTGTTCACCAAGTCCGTCGGCGAGACCTCCGACCTCGTCGTCCAGCACGAGATGTACACCTTCAGCGATCAGGGCGGCCGCTCGCTCACCCTGCGCCCCGAGTTCACCGCGGGCGTGGTGCGCGCCTTTATCGAGCACGGCATGCACCTAAAACCCGCCCCCGTCAAGCTGTGGTCCTACGGCCCGGCCTTCCGAGCCGAGAGGCCGCAGCGGGGGCGCTTTCGCCAGCTTCACCAGGTCAACTACGAGGCGCTCGGCTTGGAGTCGGCGCTTGTAGACGCCGAGGCCATCGGCCTGCTCTACCGCATCTTCGGTGAGCTCGGCTTGAGGACGCTGGTGGTCAAGCTGGGCTCGGTGGGTGACCCGGAGGACAGGCTGGCCTATAACCGCTACCTTCGCGAGAGGCTCTCGGCCCGCCGCGGCGAGCTTTCCGAGGCCAGCCGGGCGCGCCTGGCGCTCAACCCCATGCGTATCCTGGACAGCAAGGATGGGGGCGATCAGGCCGTCCTCGCGGGGCTCGAGCGGCCCCTGGCCTTTTTGAACCCCGAGGCCAGGGCGCATTTCGAGGACGTGCAGCGCTATTTGCGGGCCTGGGAGATCCCCTTCGAGATAGACGACGCCATCGTGCGCGGCCTCGACTACTACAGGCGCACCGCCTTCGAGGTCCATCACGGCAGCATCGGCGCGCAGTCGGCGCTCTGTGGCGGCGGGCGCTACGACGGCCTGGTCGAGGCGATGGGCGGTCCGGCCACGCCGGGCATCGGCTGGGCCTTTGGCGTCGAGCGGCTGCTCGACGCCTTGGCACAGGATGGCGTCACCGCCCCGGAGGCGTCCCCTCCTCTTCTCTACCTGGTGCCGATGGACCGCCTGGCCGTAGACGAGGTCGCCGGGCTGGCCCAGCGCCTCCGCCGCGACTTCACGGTCCTGCATGGCTACAGCGCCCGTAAGCCGGGCAAGGGCCTGGCCGACGCCGACCGCGCCGGCGCGGTGTTCGCCGGCCTGAGAGGCGAGCGGGAGCGCGACAAGGCTGTTTACAGCCTCAAGCAGCTGGCCTCGGGCCAGCAGCATGAGGTGGCGGAGGCCGAGCTGGCAACGTTCCTGGCAAGCGCGCTGCAAGAGGAGCCGGTGCTCACGTGA